In Burkholderiales bacterium, the genomic window ATTCTTGAAGCGGCCGGGTGGAGCGAAGGCGGTATCACCCGCGAGGGCCTGGAGCGGCTGCGCGCGGCACTGATCAAGGCCGGCGACCTCGCGCAGCTCGACTTGCCGGGACTGCGCGAGGACCGCGTGCCCGTGTTGCCTGGCGGCTTCGCGATCATGTCCGCGATCTTCTCCGAGCTGGGCGTGGAGTGCATGCGCACTGCGAACGGCGCGATGCGCCAGGGCATCCTGTGGGACATGATCGGCCGCGCGCACGACAAGGATATGCGCGAACGGACGGTGCGCCAGTTCATGCAGCGCTATCACGTGGATGTTGCCCATGCCCACCGCGTGGAACGCCTGGCGCTCGGGCTGTTCGAACAGCTCGGCGGCGGGTCGAAAGAAGAGCGCCGGTACGCGATGCAGCTGTTGTCATGGGCGGCGCGCTTGCACGAAATCGGGCTCACGGTCGCGCACAGCGGCTACCACAAGCACTCGGCCTACATTCTGGCCAACGCCGACATGCCGGGCTTTTCCAGGATGGAACAGCAGCACCTCTCCTTGCTGGTGCTGGCGCACCGCGGGTCGCTCGACAAGCTGCGCGGCCTCGTTGCGGCCGAGCCGGACTGGTCGATGCTGATCGCGCTGCGCCTCGCGGCGCTGTTTCATCGCAGCCGTAGCGAGATCCGCCTCCCGGCGATCCAGGCTTCCCGCCGCAAATCCACCTTCACCCTCGAGGTCGATTCGCGCTGGCTCGCGGCCAATCCGCTGACCGCCGCCGAGCTGCGCGACGAAATCCGCAACTGGAGCCGGCTCGACATCGAGCTCTCCGTGCCGCAACTCGCCGTATTGGAGTCCTGCGCCGAAGCGGCTGGCGACTGAACCGGCCGGTCCAAATAGGACGTGCGGCGGCGGCGCTGCAGGCTGATGCGGCTTAGACCCCGCTAAGGCGAGTGGTACTGGAGGATAGGCACTAACGCACCACCGAAGTGCCCTCTGTCCTTGGCTGGCGTGTGGTCCGCCGGAAATCGACTCCAAGCGAGTGGAGCTTACGATAGAGGTGGGTTCTCTCCATGCCCACACGTTTGGCGAGCTGCTCGATTCTTCCTTCGCAAAGGAGCAATTGCTGCCGAAGGTATGCACGCTCGAACCGTTGGCGTGCTTCGCGCAACGGCAGGGACAAACCGAGCGACCGAATCTTGCAATAGGCACGCGTAGTGTCCATTCCGATGCTGCGGGCGAACTGCTCGACCTTGCCGTTGCAGAGCAACAACTGTTGTTGCAGAAACGCACGCTCGAACTGTTCGCGAGCTTCCCGCAGCGGCAACGAAAGCAAGTTCTGCTTCAGTGGCGGTTCGGGCAGCGGCGTGGGTTGCGATAGTTCGCGGTCAATCTCTTCGACGTCGATCTCTTCACGGTTGTTCAGGATCAGCAACCGTTGAACCAGGTTCTGCAGTTCCTGAAGGTTTCCTGGCCAACTGTAATGGCGCAGGCGGTTCTGCGCAGCGATGCTAAAGCGCCTGAATGGCAGTCCGGCTTCGTCCGCCAGACGATCGACGTAGTAGCAAAGCAGGTCCGGTACATCCTCCGCGTATTCCCGCAACGACGGAACACGTAACGTCACCACGTTCAGGTGCCACAGCAGGTCCGCGCGGAACGGGGGTTCGCCCCGGACCTCGAACCCGGGTTCCGCCGAACTCAGGAATCGAACGTTCAACGGTCGCGATCCGGTATCGTCTGCACTCGAGTACCGGCCGTTCTTGATGTCGGCCAACAGCACTCGCTGGGCTGTTGGAATCAGATCCTCCAGCCCGTTGATAAACAACGTGCCGCCCTCGGCCTCCTGGTACTTTCCTGGTGCACATGCAGCGCCCGCTCCGTGCAGCGCTGTGGCTGCGTCGTCGGCCAGACTCCCCGCAGCGACCGAGACGAAAGCTCGAGCGCTGCGCGAACTGAGAGAATGAATGTACTGGGCACAAGCCGCGCGCCCGGTACCCCTTTCGCCCAACAACAGAACCGGCACGTCGTGCGCTGCGATTCTCTCCGCCTCTTCTCGCACTTTCTGCACTACGCGGCTGCGGCCCACGACCGCAATGGGCGGAAGCAACGGTACGTGCGCAGGGTGTTGCCTTCTGTGACCACGGTCCAATGCTCGCTTCACGGTCTGGAGTAGCTGCGAGAGCGACGGAGGCTTCTCCAGGAAATCGAAAGCCCCAAGACGGGTGGCCTCCACCGCAGTCGCAATGTTTCCGTGACCGGACACGATCACGATTGGACATTCGACCTTGGAGGGCCCGCTCATCCACTCGCGCAGTAACGCGATGCCATCGGTTCCGGGCATCCATATGTCCAGCAGTATCAGGTCGGGATTAGCCCGTCCCACCGAGACCCGCGCCTGTGCCGCGTCAGCGGCGAGATCGACCTCGTAGCCTTCCGCGCAAAGGATGTCACGCAGGACACTGCGAATGTCCGGTTCGTCGTCAACGATAACAATGCGGTGGGATCTCATGTCAGATGGCCGTAATGAATCGTTTCGACGGGCACGCGAAGGCGCCCGTCGATGCGCGAACCTGCTAAGTCGACTCAAAACACATGTTTGATCCGGATGTCGAATACTTGGTGAGTACGGCCGGGTCCGGCCAGCCCGACTCCGCCCGCCGCACCGATCTGCGCGTACGTGGCGTTGTCGTCGTTGTCGGTACGGCCGTAGATGAACTGGAGCTGCGATTGCTTCGAGAGGTTGTGGAAGTAGCCAACGCCCAACATCGTCGCTCCCGTGTCGGTACAAACAACACCGGTCCCGGAACAGTCCGCTTCATCGGCGAGGCCGAGTTCCGCGCCGACATAGCCGGTCGGAACATTCCACTTCACCGCTAACCACCATGCATCGCGCTCCCAAGTGCCCACGGAGTCGGTTTCGTAGCTAAGAGACTCGAAGCGGACGTGAAGTGTTGCGGGCCCGAAGGTGTAACCTCCGCCGACCTGCACGGCGTCATCCGTGGAACTCGTACCCCCGGCAACGCCGGCGATCTTGTTAAAGCCGAACATGTCCTCATGTCTTTCGTATGCGGCATCGACATAGAAAGGCATCCCATCCGGCGCGTACTTGCCGCCAACGGAGATGATCTGCGGGTCGGTTCCTGCCGTGCTCTTGAAGGCGCTCAACGTGTAGTCAACCTCGAACGAGAAGCCGTTCCAATTGGGGCTCTCATACCAGATCTGCTGTTCGGCACGCCGATAGAAGCCGACGCAACCTGAACCGGCGGCTTGCACACCGCCGACGCCCGTCAGGCTGACGCAGCCTCCCTGGCCGACTTCAAACACGGTCATTGCACCCGGCGTGGAAAGGATATTGAGGTTGCCGCCAGGGCCCACGGCGCCGTCGAGGGGGTCACTGGTGTACTGCCA contains:
- a CDS encoding sigma-54 dependent transcriptional regulator, translating into MRSHRIVIVDDEPDIRSVLRDILCAEGYEVDLAADAAQARVSVGRANPDLILLDIWMPGTDGIALLREWMSGPSKVECPIVIVSGHGNIATAVEATRLGAFDFLEKPPSLSQLLQTVKRALDRGHRRQHPAHVPLLPPIAVVGRSRVVQKVREEAERIAAHDVPVLLLGERGTGRAACAQYIHSLSSRSARAFVSVAAGSLADDAATALHGAGAACAPGKYQEAEGGTLFINGLEDLIPTAQRVLLADIKNGRYSSADDTGSRPLNVRFLSSAEPGFEVRGEPPFRADLLWHLNVVTLRVPSLREYAEDVPDLLCYYVDRLADEAGLPFRRFSIAAQNRLRHYSWPGNLQELQNLVQRLLILNNREEIDVEEIDRELSQPTPLPEPPLKQNLLSLPLREAREQFERAFLQQQLLLCNGKVEQFARSIGMDTTRAYCKIRSLGLSLPLREARQRFERAYLRQQLLLCEGRIEQLAKRVGMERTHLYRKLHSLGVDFRRTTRQPRTEGTSVVR
- the ppx gene encoding exopolyphosphatase is translated as MLAAKPQPEPRPQTTIAAVDLGSNSFRLQVGRVVDRQIYPLDSLREPVRLAAGLTADRRLDEAAQGRAIECLKRFAERLRGFPPTAVRAVATNTLRAAKNAKDVLPRFEAALGFPIEVVAGREEARLIYLGVAHSLPVSQDKRLVVDIGGGSTEFIIGAGLQPHRLESLYMGCVSWSLRFFPEGRLSRSNVKQAELAARIELETIRKEFSVRHWNEAFGSSGTARALADILEAAGWSEGGITREGLERLRAALIKAGDLAQLDLPGLREDRVPVLPGGFAIMSAIFSELGVECMRTANGAMRQGILWDMIGRAHDKDMRERTVRQFMQRYHVDVAHAHRVERLALGLFEQLGGGSKEERRYAMQLLSWAARLHEIGLTVAHSGYHKHSAYILANADMPGFSRMEQQHLSLLVLAHRGSLDKLRGLVAAEPDWSMLIALRLAALFHRSRSEIRLPAIQASRRKSTFTLEVDSRWLAANPLTAAELRDEIRNWSRLDIELSVPQLAVLESCAEAAGD
- a CDS encoding porin; the protein is MKKRTATRRGLVTLAVAGAFIAPAAMAEVTLSGAINIGLQFGKSDTDTAGNPGLTTQQLHPSYSNINISSSDEIGNGNRVIFNYQMDISGTSSANPTNAGGAIGNRNSYLGIAGNWGAVKVGTNENVYERWQYTSDPLDGAVGPGGNLNILSTPGAMTVFEVGQGGCVSLTGVGGVQAAGSGCVGFYRRAEQQIWYESPNWNGFSFEVDYTLSAFKSTAGTDPQIISVGGKYAPDGMPFYVDAAYERHEDMFGFNKIAGVAGGTSSTDDAVQVGGGYTFGPATLHVRFESLSYETDSVGTWERDAWWLAVKWNVPTGYVGAELGLADEADCSGTGVVCTDTGATMLGVGYFHNLSKQSQLQFIYGRTDNDDNATYAQIGAAGGVGLAGPGRTHQVFDIRIKHVF